Proteins encoded together in one Miscanthus floridulus cultivar M001 chromosome 16, ASM1932011v1, whole genome shotgun sequence window:
- the LOC136510661 gene encoding uncharacterized protein: MAVQRASTTAPVIAALLLLPPALMLSSTAWAARPLGGSIVELPTPFSDPPPRPWGPVVSYPPPQNMGQGSSSPPPPRPAASVVEPPYIIQVPSGRPGFPYHHHAPPPETYWPSAPNG; this comes from the exons ATGGCGGTGCAAAGGGCCTCCACGACGGCACCTGTGATCGCCGCGCTCCTCCTCCTGCCGCCGGCGCTGATGCTGTCCTCGACAGCGTGGGCGGCGCGCCCATTAGGTGGAAGCATCGTCGAACTACCCACACCCTTCTCCGACCCTCCTCCGAGGCCTTGGGGTCCCGTGGTCAGCTATCCTCCGCCGCAGAATATGGGGCAAGGGTCgtcgtctcctcctcctccgcgtcCGGCGGCCTCGGTGGTGGAGCCGCCGTACATTATTCAGGTGCCCTCCGGCCGCCCTGGATTTCCCTACCACCACCATGCGCCACCGCCGGAGACATACTGGCCGTCGGCGCCGA ATGGTTAA